Proteins encoded by one window of Kineosporia sp. NBRC 101731:
- a CDS encoding DUF3566 domain-containing protein, whose translation MTTDASPSVSGGGKPSSSGGPAKGRPAAGSGPARPAGNGGASSGSSNAAPRPASGTPSRPGQSSQPASSGQAPSRPQNNQPGGSPARPVSSNPQARQGAPAIGSGAPAVKRPAGSPPPSGQPGSRPSSSGDATRPVPPSSKSGSPSKPGSPSSPAESAAARAVANGGTNARSNVPSRPGQGGSQGAGNGSNAPVAKSAAAPAGLRPSSGSAARPVANTSRPSSSPRPMTQPRSGGSEDGYNAADLDRSSSSSSSADADAPRVARLTVASIDVWSALKVSFLLSVAAAIAMVIAVSVLWMVLSAMGVFDSLNEMLNTLGLDSTDKAFDIYDYVGFVKILSISIVLGAVNAFILTALSTVAVLLYNLSSGLVGGVRVTLSDD comes from the coding sequence ATGACGACCGACGCATCGCCCAGTGTCTCCGGCGGGGGTAAGCCCTCGTCCTCCGGAGGACCGGCGAAGGGACGACCCGCTGCTGGCAGCGGTCCCGCGCGTCCGGCCGGTAACGGTGGCGCCTCGTCCGGTTCGTCCAACGCCGCTCCCCGTCCGGCGAGCGGCACCCCTTCCCGTCCCGGGCAGTCGTCCCAGCCGGCTTCGTCCGGTCAGGCGCCGTCCCGGCCGCAGAACAACCAGCCGGGCGGCTCCCCCGCCCGTCCGGTGAGCAGCAACCCGCAGGCCCGTCAGGGTGCACCCGCTATCGGCAGTGGTGCGCCCGCGGTCAAGCGTCCCGCGGGGTCCCCGCCTCCCTCGGGCCAGCCGGGCAGCCGCCCGTCTTCCTCGGGTGACGCCACCCGCCCGGTGCCGCCCTCGAGCAAGTCCGGCAGCCCGAGCAAGCCGGGAAGCCCGAGCAGCCCCGCCGAGTCGGCCGCCGCGCGCGCCGTCGCCAACGGTGGCACCAACGCCCGCTCGAACGTCCCCAGCCGTCCCGGCCAGGGTGGTTCGCAGGGTGCTGGTAACGGCTCGAACGCGCCTGTGGCCAAGTCGGCTGCCGCGCCGGCCGGTCTGAGGCCGTCGTCCGGTTCGGCCGCCCGCCCGGTGGCCAACACCTCGCGCCCCTCCAGCTCGCCGCGCCCGATGACGCAGCCCCGTTCCGGAGGCTCGGAAGACGGTTACAACGCTGCTGACCTGGACCGCTCGTCCTCGTCCTCGTCGTCCGCCGATGCCGACGCCCCGCGCGTCGCCCGTCTGACGGTCGCGAGCATCGACGTCTGGTCGGCGCTCAAGGTGTCGTTCCTGCTGTCTGTCGCTGCCGCGATCGCCATGGTCATCGCCGTCTCCGTGCTGTGGATGGTGCTCAGCGCGATGGGCGTCTTCGACTCCCTGAACGAGATGCTGAACACCCTCGGTCTGGACTCGACCGACAAGGCGTTCGACATCTACGACTACGTCGGGTTCGTCAAGATCCTGTCCATCAGCATCGTGCTCGGTGCGGTCAACGCGTTCATCCTGACCGCGCTGTCCACCGTGGCCGTGCTGCTGTACAACCTCAGCTCCGGACTTGTCGGCGGTGTGCGCGTCACACTGTCCGACGACTGA
- the gyrA gene encoding DNA gyrase subunit A, with protein sequence MTEQPPASPPVPELPRPGRVEAIDLQLEMQRSYLDYAMSVIVGRALPDVRDGLKPVHRRVIYAMYDGGFRPERSYNKCARVVGDVMGQYHPHGDSAIYDTLVRLAQPWSLRYPLVDGQGNFGSPGNDPAAAMRYTECRMAPLAMEMVRDIDKDTVDFSPNYDGKTQEPDILPSRFPNLLVNGSAGIAVGMATNIPPHNLREVAEGAQWLLAHPEATDEELLNQLLLKVKGPDFPTHGLIMGTRGIEDAYRTGRGSITMRAIVTVEEIQNRTCLVITELPYMVNPDNLKVKIAELVDSGRIQGIADMRDDTSGKTGLRIVIVLKRDAVAKVVLNNLYKHTQLQDNFSANMLALVDGVPRTLSLDKFMKHWMDHQVEVIVRRTRYLLAEAERQAHIYRGLVKALDALDEVIALIRASATVEDARGGLIALLDIDEVQADAILVMQLRRLAALERQKIVEELAKLEIQIADLEAILASPERQRQIISEELQEIVDKYGDVRRTQILPFEGDMNVEDLIPEEEVVVTITRGGYAKRTRSDEYRAQRRGGKGSKGTTLRGDDVVEHFFVTSTHNWLLFFTNLGRVYRAKAYELPEGQRDAKGQHVANLLAFQPGEQIAQVLYLRTYEDADFLIVATRDGLVKKTRLAEYDSNRAGGVIAVNLREGDELVSTRLVGASDDLLLVSRKGMSVRFTADDTALRPMGRATSGVTGMKFRDGDQLLSMDVVKDGADEYVFIVTENGYAKRTPVDQYRVQGRGGLGIKVAKLTEERGDLVGAMIVSETDEALIVMERGKVVRSAVAGVPAKGRDTMGVVFAKPDKNDRIIAVAKNTETAELEDDEEGADDASSGETPVVDAESATDQAESDETGTAESDADASDD encoded by the coding sequence GTGACCGAGCAGCCGCCCGCAAGCCCCCCAGTGCCCGAACTACCCCGACCCGGTCGGGTCGAGGCGATCGACCTGCAGCTGGAGATGCAGCGGTCGTACCTCGACTACGCGATGAGCGTCATCGTCGGGCGCGCCCTGCCTGATGTCCGGGACGGCCTGAAACCCGTTCACCGGCGCGTTATCTACGCGATGTACGACGGTGGGTTCCGGCCCGAGCGGAGCTACAACAAGTGCGCCCGCGTCGTCGGCGACGTGATGGGCCAGTACCACCCGCACGGTGACTCGGCGATCTACGACACCCTGGTGCGTCTCGCCCAGCCGTGGTCGCTGCGCTACCCGCTGGTCGACGGTCAGGGCAACTTCGGTTCCCCGGGTAACGACCCGGCGGCCGCCATGCGGTACACCGAGTGCCGGATGGCCCCGCTGGCCATGGAAATGGTCCGGGACATCGACAAGGACACCGTCGACTTCTCCCCGAACTACGACGGCAAGACGCAGGAACCCGACATCCTGCCCTCGCGTTTCCCGAACCTGCTGGTCAACGGCTCGGCCGGGATCGCGGTCGGGATGGCCACCAACATTCCCCCGCACAACCTGCGGGAGGTGGCCGAGGGCGCCCAGTGGCTGCTCGCCCACCCCGAGGCGACCGACGAGGAGCTGCTCAACCAGCTGCTCCTGAAGGTCAAGGGCCCTGACTTCCCGACCCACGGCCTGATCATGGGTACCCGGGGCATCGAAGACGCGTACCGCACCGGTCGCGGTTCGATCACGATGCGCGCGATCGTGACGGTCGAGGAGATCCAGAACCGCACCTGCCTGGTGATCACCGAGCTGCCCTACATGGTCAACCCGGACAACCTGAAGGTGAAGATCGCGGAGCTGGTCGACTCCGGTCGGATCCAGGGCATCGCCGACATGCGCGACGACACCTCCGGCAAGACCGGCCTGCGCATCGTGATCGTGCTCAAGCGCGACGCGGTGGCCAAGGTGGTGCTGAACAACCTCTACAAGCACACGCAGCTGCAGGACAACTTCAGCGCGAACATGCTCGCCCTGGTCGACGGCGTCCCCCGCACGCTCAGCCTGGACAAGTTCATGAAGCACTGGATGGACCACCAGGTCGAGGTCATCGTCCGGCGCACGCGCTACCTGCTGGCCGAGGCCGAGCGCCAGGCTCACATCTACCGAGGTCTGGTCAAGGCGCTCGACGCGCTCGACGAGGTGATCGCGCTGATCCGCGCGAGTGCCACGGTCGAGGACGCGCGGGGTGGCCTGATCGCGCTGCTGGACATCGACGAGGTCCAGGCCGACGCGATCCTGGTCATGCAGCTGCGCCGGCTGGCCGCCCTGGAGCGCCAGAAGATCGTCGAGGAACTGGCCAAGCTGGAGATCCAGATCGCCGACCTCGAGGCGATCCTGGCCTCGCCGGAGCGTCAGCGGCAGATCATCTCCGAAGAGCTCCAGGAGATCGTCGACAAGTACGGCGACGTGCGGCGCACGCAGATCCTGCCCTTCGAGGGCGACATGAACGTGGAAGACCTCATCCCCGAGGAAGAGGTCGTCGTCACGATCACCCGTGGCGGCTACGCGAAGCGCACGCGTTCGGACGAGTACCGGGCCCAGCGTCGTGGTGGCAAGGGCAGCAAGGGCACGACACTGCGCGGCGACGACGTGGTCGAGCACTTCTTCGTCACATCGACGCACAACTGGCTGTTGTTCTTCACCAATTTGGGACGCGTGTACCGCGCCAAGGCGTACGAGCTGCCCGAGGGGCAGCGGGACGCCAAGGGCCAGCACGTGGCCAACCTGCTGGCGTTCCAGCCGGGTGAGCAGATCGCCCAGGTTCTGTATCTGCGGACCTACGAGGACGCGGACTTCCTGATTGTTGCCACCCGTGACGGTCTGGTGAAGAAGACGCGTCTCGCCGAGTACGACTCGAACCGGGCCGGCGGCGTCATTGCTGTGAATCTGCGGGAGGGGGACGAGCTGGTCTCCACCCGTCTGGTCGGGGCGAGCGACGACCTCCTGCTGGTGTCACGCAAGGGCATGTCGGTGCGGTTCACGGCCGACGACACCGCGCTGCGGCCGATGGGGCGTGCCACCTCGGGCGTCACCGGCATGAAGTTCCGCGACGGCGACCAGTTGCTGTCGATGGACGTGGTGAAGGACGGCGCCGATGAGTACGTCTTCATCGTCACCGAAAATGGTTACGCGAAACGCACTCCGGTTGACCAGTACCGGGTCCAGGGCCGTGGCGGTCTGGGTATCAAGGTGGCCAAGCTGACCGAGGAGCGCGGTGACCTGGTTGGCGCGATGATCGTCAGTGAGACCGACGAGGCCCTGATCGTCATGGAGCGCGGCAAGGTCGTGCGTTCCGCGGTCGCCGGGGTGCCGGCCAAGGGTCGCGACACCATGGGCGTCGTGTTCGCCAAGCCCGACAAGAACGACCGCATCATCGCGGTGGCCAAGAACACCGAAACCGCTGAACTCGAGGACGACGAAGAGGGCGCGGACGACGCCTCCTCGGGCGAAACTCCCGTGGTGGACGCCGAATCGGCCACTGACCAGGCGGAATCGGATGAAACCGGCACTGCTGAGAGCGACGCGGACGCTTCGGACGACTGA